One part of the Rutidosis leptorrhynchoides isolate AG116_Rl617_1_P2 chromosome 1, CSIRO_AGI_Rlap_v1, whole genome shotgun sequence genome encodes these proteins:
- the LOC139850515 gene encoding uncharacterized protein has product MVESGSRHSASTGTWQRIIEIGSLIDAAQVQFKNSFIKSVGDGNSTSFWCDRWLGNEKLCNLFPRLFNLERVKDVSIKDRVVVSDSIASAVWCWRREPSGRASRELDSLTNLLVTFSFNCRIPDSWHWSMASDGVFRVKILASEIDGKMLTSCGSNQSTLRNNLAPKKIEIFVWRALRKRLPVLMELDKRGIDLHSVRCPLCDNDVESVDNTLIFCKSSLDVWDRISHWWNMGNFSNFSIKEICSIPESNSMSPLEGNYGNRLIGFTCILFGRTGTTRFFKVNRGIHR; this is encoded by the coding sequence ATGGTGGAAAGTGGTAGCCGACATTCTGCCTCTACTGGAACATGGCAGCGTATCATTGAAATAGGTTCATTAATTGATGCGGCTCAAGTGCAATTCAAGAATTCGTTCATCAAATCAGTGGGCGATGGAAACTCTACCTCTTTTTGGTGCGATCGGTGGTTAGGAAATGAAAAGCTGTGCAATCTATTCCCTCGCCTATTTAATCTGGAACGTGTCAAAGATGTATCGATCAAGGATCGCGTGGTGGTATCAGACTCAATCGCTTCGGCAGTATGGTGTTGGAGGCGTGAACCATCGGGACGTGCATCAAGGGAGCTTGATTCCCTTACTAACCTATTAGTGACTTTTTCTTTTAATTGCAGGATCCCTGATTCGTGGCATTGGTCCATGGCTTCGGATGGTGTTTTCAGGGTCAAGATCTTAGCTAGTGAAATTGACGGCAAAATGCTTACTTCTTGCGGATCCAACCAATCTACTCTTCGAAACAACCTTGCACCAAAAAAGATAGAGATTTTCGTATGGCGTGCTTTAAGAAAAAGACTTCCTGTTTTGATGGAACTTGACAAAAGAGGAATCGACCTACACAGTGTTCGTTGTCCCTTATGTGATAATGACGTGGAATCCGTGGACAATACTCTTATTTTCTGCAAGTCCTCTTTAGATGTTTGGGACCGAATCTCTCATTGGTGGAACATGGGTAACTTCTCAAACTTTAGCATTAAGGAAATTTGTAGCATTCCCGAAAGCAACTCCATGTCCCCTTTGGAAGGAAATTATGGCAATCGGTTAATTGGATTTACTTGTATCTTGTTTGGAAGAACCGGAACAACAAGGTTTTTCAAGGTAAATCGTGGAATACACCGGTAG